TGTTTCCGTAATGtcggcaaaatttttttgtcctcaagaaatttaattaaagttgtTGTTGATTGCTCTAGTGTTTGTTTTTCGGTATCTAAAACTAAATCAGGATTATTTGGTACCTGATAGTCTTGACCAATTCCCGTAAAACTATTAATTGTACCATCACGTGCTTTTTTGTAAAGTCCTTTAACGTCACGGGATTCGCAAACATCCAAAGatgcatttataaatatttcaaaaaattttaatccgacCTCCTGATGAAGTTTACGTGCCAGAAAACGATCATCACTAAAAGGTGATACAAAACTACAAATAGTTATATGACCACTGTCGGCGAATAATTTAGCGACTTCAGCAGATCTTCGTATATTTTCTTTCCGATCTTCTTTGctgaagtttaaatttttattgattccgGATCTCATATTATCGCCATCCAAACAATAAGCGGGAATaccgttttttattaaataattttctaggTTAAATGCAATGGATGTTTTTCCAGCCCCAGAGAGTCCCGTTAGCCATAACGTGCAACCGCGGAATCCATCAAATTTACCAAATATTTTACCGCGCATTTCTCGggatacaattttattttgtactgTTACATTATTTGATCGATTAatctggaaaaataaatttaacattaaattaaaacgtaagttaagggcattctcagacagtgcctcccaatttttaaaaatatgcaatgactcaactgtcataaccgtattaaaatattattaattaggggaagggggggcaaaagggggtagggtaggtaaaacggggtacccccaaaatttgataaaaaaaaattttatattttaaatggtttttaaacattccaaaatcacttctgtaaatataattaagcgttactttgaatttttttggataaactttttcaaaaatcaattgtcagttgaaaaatattaatgacgtttgttttatgataaaaactattaaaagttttgtttcttcttttgtatccaattaacatgtaaaatataatttttcttcatgtaaattactttaaaaaaaatccaacttAATcgaattcgtttaaaatccagaattttttttttttacctcttttagggggtaccccattttgcccgcaagaatgaaaaattttttttttcaacggtaactgaaaatttgttctatttactttgaatatcattaaaaaataaaagatttagcgtatttgagtcctcgaaaatttggtatttccttaagtacccccttttgcccctccctcccctaattgaaaaaaaattaaaaccttaattgaaaaaaggacaacgtagtcgtaatttcgttgagatatagaatttaaaaaaaaaattacttacaattgatatcaattgggagttaaacgaaatttgttgaataaattttagccaacaaaatttaaagattcgaattaaaaattgacatgacgattttactaaaattaatttaacgatttttgtttaacttctaattgatatgaagtgtaaataattttttaaaaatctatatatcggcgaaattacgactacgttgtctttttttcaattaatgctttaatttttttttaattaattgataaaaatttgatacacttatgacagttgaaagtcattgaaaatttttaaaaagtggagggcactgtctgagaatggcctcAAGTTCTcaaaataagtgatttatttgtggtaaagaaagGATCCAATTGCTGCAAATAAAGGTTAGTTATTGTGGTCCCAGTAAGAGAATAGACCTCGGAAATCGTCCCCACTACCGAACGTTTATAAACTGCGCATGCGTACAGAAAAGTGGGAGAACATTTAGCACATAAAACATCCAGAGTGGAAGTAAAAACTGACGACATCCGAAGTCCAATCTCTTGTTGGGATGACAATAGGCCATGAGCTTAAGTATCGCCAAAATTTCCGTTATTcgtcacaaatttaatatctttactacaaatatatcatttacttaccacaaataaatgatatatttcagtaaaattataaaactatttaaaacaACTGTCATATTTAGTTGTAccaaatacatttatttgtcattaagaaatatttttaaaaaagccacaaataaattgatttatttgggaccAATATTCCATTTTTTAGTGCAAGTGTACTCTCTCAAAATGAATCAGTAAAAAGCGTtccaatcagtgaatatttactgcaTAAATAGCcccaagtatatcactgattaaattttttagcgggaagttcaaaatgatttaaaaaaagaatcatttttttaaaactttacttGATATTGTCTCGATAGAGCcatgcaataattatttaaattatttaattactttaccTGATTATCATCGTCTTGCAAATAAACTcccattattaattaaagtttatagttaaaaattatttatttgaatacttAATAGAAAAGTTAATAAGTTAATgcgaataatatttttatgaaacggACAGCATGAGAGCACAGAGGAAACTGTTGAATGGgtaataatatatgtaagtatACATGACGATGTTGAATCACGAGAAAGTTAAAAGAAAGTTGTGtttattatatatctatacatgtTGCAGTTATTTCACGCATGATGcaaataactttattattaaatcataTCTTGTATTActtttacttgaaaatttacagaatactgacatttattatttttttatattaataaaacttacacttataaaaaatatgagtattTTTGGCAGgggaatatttattgattaaaaaatatgtttccTCATtctttgttttgtaaaataccTAAGGGAAATGATGGCCATGAGGTAGTGAGTGATTCACtagtttattgattttactAAAATCTTGTAATAGACGAGGAATCATTTGTAGAAGTATTGTTATCCGGGGAATGGGTATCCCTAAATTGGGATGGTTCTTTTTGATGTAATCCTATCACTTCATTGATTATTTTGGCAGCCATTGTTGGTCCGGTTTGTTGAACCATTTTAGCGAATATACTATCTGGTTTTTTCAACAGTAGTTCGTAGGGGGTGTCGAACTCCTGTTGGGTAAATGACATTTGATAATTTAGCCTcgattagtaaataaataataattaaatgggaTTTGAGAAATGACTTACCGCAACGGAACCATCGTCCATAACTAGAACTCTGTCGCTGTTTATGATCGTATTTAATCGGTGAGCTATTGTTATAACGGTGCAGTCTGCGAATTTAGACCGAATTGCTCGCTGAATTAATGCATCAGTTCTgtcatacaaaaaaataacaatcatGATAAATTATACAGTTTGCCGGAAATCCCTGTCACTAACAGCAAAAAGTTTATACGTACTGAGAATCGATATTGGCGGTGGCTTCATCGAGAACAAGAATACGATTGTTTCTTAACAGAGCTCGGGCGAGACAAATAAGTTGACGTTGACCGACACTGAAATTGGTTCCACCCTCGGTGACCCATTGATCGAGGGCCAAATCACTCAATTCAACTTCTCTCAAAGCATCCCAAATGTCTTTGTCGGTGTACTTGTCGAAGGGATCGAGATTATACCGCAAAGTTTCAGAAAATAAAACAGGCTCTTGTGGAATAATCGATATACTTGCTCGTAAGTCTTGAAGACCAATAGTTTTCGTGTCAATgtcatcaattattatttgccCCTGGAGTCCATCATCTACAAGTCGGAAGAGGGCTGATATCAATGAAGACTTTCCAGCACCAGTTCTTCCGACAACTCCCACTTTCCAGCCCGGCTCTATCATCAGGTCAATATTCTGGTTAACAATAAAAGTATCTTATGAACACACTATCAATTTCTagtataaataaagaaaagtaGTCATTTTCATACCTTCAAAACAGGAGGATCACCTTCTTTGTAAGAGAGGTACACATTTTTCCACTGCATCCGTCCTTTTGACGGCCAGTTTGTTGGCAACGGCTTCGACGACTCTATTGGACCCTCTTTTGGTAGATCAGTATACTGAATAATTCTTTCAACTGCCGTCATTTGCGATTGTACTTCCGTAGCTTGCTTTACTCCATATTGTAGCATACCCGTCAATGATAATGACTGAGATATCGCTAAGCCAACTGACGCTCCAAAAGTGTTCTCtgacaaaattttcaagttcaaTCTCCACATTGACCGCCCTCAACACAATCATATCATTATATGAACGTAAAATACAAATTCTTACCAGGGTCGATCAGGATCAatgaaaaacttaaaataGCAATAAAAATACTAGTAATCAAGTCGATACTAAAACCATACGCTGATCCAGTTCCTATCAATAAATACCATGCTCCGGAATTAATATCTTGGTATTCATCGAACTTATTGCGTAACATAACTTCGACATCTTTACCCCGACTGCGGATTGTCGACAAGCCATTCAACGTTGTATTGACATGTGTGTACACAGGACTCTTTGCTGTAAGCCATTAAGCCGATCAtgcaaaattacaattattattacatacaACTTGTcacaataaatatatgcagAACATTCTTACTTGTTCCCTCCAATCGCTTGGCATCCTGAGCAGTGATCAGGT
This window of the Microplitis mediator isolate UGA2020A chromosome 8, iyMicMedi2.1, whole genome shotgun sequence genome carries:
- the LOC130673650 gene encoding bifunctional 3'-phosphoadenosine 5'-phosphosulfate synthase 2-like, whose amino-acid sequence is MGVYLQDDDNQINRSNNVTVQNKIVSREMRGKIFGKFDGFRGCTLWLTGLSGAGKTSIAFNLENYLIKNGIPAYCLDGDNMRSGINKNLNFSKEDRKENIRRSAEVAKLFADSGHITICSFVSPFSDDRFLARKLHQEVGLKFFEIFINASLDVCESRDVKGLYKKARDGTINSFTGIGQDYQVPNNPDLVLDTEKQTLEQSTTTLIKFLEDKKILPTLRKQN